One window of Clostridia bacterium genomic DNA carries:
- a CDS encoding Hsp20/alpha crystallin family protein, translated as MLPAIFRDRLFDNWMRFPAFDDFYDIDKKLYGANNSNVMNTDVREHDDRYAIDIDLPGFLKDELSLSLENGYLTVTAQKNVDNEDKNEEGKLIRRERYSGTMQRSFYIGENLTEDDIKAKFENGVLYLTVPKKDAKPLPEKKTILIEG; from the coding sequence ATGTTACCCGCAATTTTCAGAGACAGACTTTTCGACAACTGGATGCGCTTCCCCGCTTTCGATGATTTTTACGACATCGACAAAAAGCTTTACGGCGCAAATAATTCCAACGTCATGAACACCGACGTGCGCGAGCATGACGATCGTTACGCCATCGATATCGATCTTCCGGGCTTCTTAAAGGATGAGCTTTCGCTCAGCCTTGAAAACGGTTATCTCACCGTTACGGCTCAGAAAAATGTTGATAACGAGGACAAAAACGAAGAGGGCAAGCTTATAAGAAGAGAGCGTTACTCGGGCACGATGCAGAGAAGCTTTTATATCGGCGAGAATCTCACCGAGGATGACATAAAGGCCAAGTTTGAAAACGGCGTGCTCTACCTCACCGTACCGAAGAAGGACGCAAAGCCCCTCCCCGAAAAGAAGACCATATTGATCGAAGGCTGA
- a CDS encoding CDP-alcohol phosphatidyltransferase family protein, whose amino-acid sequence MTKRINAANIVTSIRILLSAALLFFPALSMAFNFIYIACGVSDMIDGAIARKTNNVSAFGAKFDTFADIIFVAVCMIKILPVLSIPSLIYIWVAVIAIMKILNLVTGFIKQKKFIAVHSVMNKVTGMLLFLFPLTLPFIDLKYTLPIVCTAATIAAIWEGYLIRTTKTSE is encoded by the coding sequence ATGACGAAACGCATCAACGCGGCAAATATTGTTACAAGCATAAGAATTTTGCTTTCCGCCGCATTGCTGTTTTTCCCGGCGCTGTCTATGGCTTTTAACTTTATTTACATCGCTTGCGGAGTTTCCGATATGATTGACGGCGCAATAGCGCGGAAAACAAATAACGTAAGCGCGTTCGGTGCAAAGTTCGATACTTTCGCCGACATAATATTTGTTGCGGTATGTATGATAAAGATCCTGCCGGTATTAAGTATTCCGAGCCTTATTTATATTTGGGTCGCCGTCATCGCAATAATGAAGATACTCAACTTGGTCACGGGCTTTATAAAACAGAAAAAGTTTATAGCGGTACATTCTGTTATGAACAAGGTAACGGGGATGCTATTGTTTCTTTTCCCGCTGACATTGCCGTTTATTGATTTGAAATACACGTTGCCCATCGTATGTACAGCTGCAACGATCGCGGCGATTTGGGAAGGGTATCTTATCAGAACAACCAAGACGTCAGAATAA